Proteins co-encoded in one Veillonellaceae bacterium genomic window:
- a CDS encoding heavy-metal-associated domain-containing protein, with translation MKQTLIVEGMSCSHCKNAVETAVKSLPGVTFAEVDLVAKKLTVDFDETKTDIDQVRAAVEDAGFEVP, from the coding sequence ATGAAGCAAACGCTTATAGTTGAAGGAATGAGCTGCAGCCACTGCAAAAACGCTGTTGAAACGGCCGTTAAATCTTTACCGGGAGTTACTTTTGCCGAAGTAGATTTGGTGGCCAAGAAACTTACAGTCGATTTCGATGAGACTAAGACCGATATTGATCAAGTTAGAGCCGCCGTTGAAGATGCCGGCTTTGAGGTACCCTAA